The following proteins come from a genomic window of Populus nigra chromosome 6, ddPopNigr1.1, whole genome shotgun sequence:
- the LOC133696879 gene encoding uncharacterized protein At2g39795, mitochondrial-like, whose translation MSFTAILRKSASSVAPLASRIVRVGQRDYHPALFSALKHQVNLPCKNPSLVVPFLQRFCSTVTETQSPSSNESLLRALESEIKVSQETVGHDGVEEFPKDYPFKIDDNAGQQTVILTREYEGELVRVEVHMPDVVTGEDNDVDDGSDDNQRPVQSSIPLVVTVSKKCGTCLEFNCVAYADEIKIDSMSIIGPETSEDQMAYDGPNFHDFDEKLKKGFHKYLEIRGIKASTTNFLHEYMINKDSREYMGWLSNLKQFIEA comes from the exons ATGTCTTTCACTGCAATTCTCCGCAAATCGGCTTCGTCTGTAGCTCCACTAGCGAGTCGAATCGTTCGAGTCGGCCAGAGAGATTACCACCCTGCCCTCTTCTCCGCCCTGAAACACCAAGTCAATCTCCCTTGCAAAAATCCCTCTCTTGTCGTTCCATTTCTGCAACGCTTTTGCTCTACGGTTACTGAAACTCAGAGCCCCAGTTCGAACGAGTCGCTTCTTCGAGCTCTCGAATCGGAGATCAAGGTTTCCCAGGAAACCGTTGGCCATGATGGT GTCGAAGAGTTTCCAAAGGACTATCCTTTCAAGATTGATGACAATGCTGGGCAGCAAACTGTGATACTGACAAGAGAATATGAAGGTGAACTCGTGAGAGTTGAAGTTCACATGCCTGATGTTGTTACTGGGGAGGATAATGATGTTGATGATGGCAGTGATGATAATCAGCGGCCTGTGCAATCTAGTATCCCATTAGTTGTTACAGTCTCTAAAAAGTGTGGAACTTGTCTAGAGTTTAACTGTGTTGCTTATGCTGATGAGATAAAAATCGACAGCATGTCAATTATAGGTCCTGAGACTTCTGAGGATCAAATGGCTTATGATGGACCTAACTTCCA tgattttgatgagaaactGAAGAAAGGTTTTCACAAGTATTTGGAGATCAGAGGAATAAAGGCCAGCACTACCAATTTCTTACACGAGTACATGATCAACAAGGACAGTCGAGAATACATGGGATGGTTGAGCAACCTTAAGCAGTTCATAGAGGCATGA
- the LOC133695989 gene encoding uncharacterized protein At2g39795, mitochondrial-like produces the protein MSFTAILRKSASAATPLASRLVRVGQRDYHSALFSALKRQVNLPRKSPSCVPFLQRYCSAATETLRPSSTESLLRVIESEIKDAQENDDNDRVEEIPKDFPFKIDDNAGQQTVILTREYEGELVKVEVHMPDFVTGEENDVDDDKEQPVQSSIPLVVTVSKKSGTCLQFNCVAYADEITIDSISIGVPETSEDEMAFDGPNFHDLDENLKKGFHKYLEIRGIKASTTNFLHEYMISKDSREYMGWLSNLKQFIEA, from the exons ATGTCTTTCACTGCAATTCTCCGCAAATCGGCTTCCGCTGCAACACCACTAGCGTCTCGACTCGTTCGAGTCGGCCAGAGAGATTACCACTCTGCACTCTTCTCTGCACTGAAACGCCAAGTCAATCTCCCTCGGAAAAGTCCCTCCTGCGTTCCATTTCTGCAACGTTATTGTTCTGCGGCTACTGAAACTCTGAGGCCCAGTTCAACCGAGTCGCTTCTTCGAGTTATTGAATCGGAAATCAAGGATGCCCAGGAAAACGATGACAATGATCGT GTCGAAGAGATTCCAAAGGACTTCCCTTTCAAGATTGATGACAATGCTGGGCAGCAAACTGTGATACTGACAAGAGAATATGAAGGTGAACTTGTGAAAGTTGAAGTTCACATGCCTGATTTTGTCACCGGGGAGGAaaatgatgttgatgatgataagGAGCAGCCTGTGCAATCTAGTATACCATTAGTTGTTACGGTCTCCAAGAAGAGCGGAACTTGTCTACAGTTTAACTGTGTTGCTTATGCTGATGAGATAACAATCGACAGCATCTCAATTGGAGTTCCTGAAACTTCTGAAGATGAAATGGCCTTTGATGGACCTAACTTTCA TGATTTGGATGAGAACCTGAAGAAAGGTTTTCACAAGTATCTAGAGATCAGAGGAATAAAGGCCAGCACCACCAATTTCTTACACGAGTACATGATCAGCAAGGACAGTCGAGAATACATGGGATGGTTGAGCAATCTTAAGCAGTTCATTGAAGcataa
- the LOC133697280 gene encoding delta-1-pyrroline-5-carboxylate synthase-like, whose protein sequence is MNGTDPSRGFFKDVKRLIIKVGTAVVTRTDGRLALGRLGALCEQIKDLNSLGYEVIVVTSGAVGLGRQRLKYRRLVNSSFADLQKPQVDFDGKACAAVGQNNLMALYDTLFSQLDVTSAQLLVTDSDFRDKGFRKQLDQTVKSLLALRVIPIFNENDAVSTRRAPYEDSSGIFWDNDSLAALLALELKADLLVLLSDVEGLYSGPPSDPQSKLIHTYIKEIHQSEITFGDKSRVGRGGMTAKVKAAVNAAYAGIPVVITSGYAPENIMKVLQGERVGTLFHQDAHLWVPVKEVSGREMAVAARESSRRLQALSSQDRKKILLGVADALEANEKLIKIENEADVAAAQQAGLEKSLISRLALKPGKIESLANSIRVLANMEDPIGCVLKRTELADGLLLEKTSSPLGVLLIVFESRPDALVQIASLAIRSGNGLLLKGGKEAKRSNAILHKVITTAIPDTVGGRLIGLVTSRDEIPDLLKLDDVIDLVIPRGSNKLVSQIKSSTKIPVLGHADGICHVYMDKSANMEMAKRVVLDAKIDYPAACNAMETLLVHQDLVQTAGLNELIVDLRTEGVTLFGGQRACKELNLPEAHSLHHEYNSMACTVEIVDDVHAAINHIHQHGSAHTDCIIAEDQDVAELFLCQVDSAAVFHNASTRFCDGARFGLGAEVGISTSRIHARGPVGVEGLLTTKWILRGSGQVVNGDKGVIYTHKDMTLQSVD, encoded by the exons ATGAACGGCACGGATCCTTCTCGTGGTTTTTTCAAAGACGTTAAGCGTCTCATTATCAAG GTTGGGACTGCTGTCGTTACTCGAACTGATGGAAGATTAGCCCTTGGGAGATTAGGGGCACTTTGTGAGCAG ATCAAAGATCTGAACTCTCTCGGATACGAAGTTATTGTGGTGACATCTGGTGCTGTTGGACTCGGTCGCCAAAGGCTTAAATATCGAAGATTAGTTAACAGCAG CTTCGCCGATCTCCAAAAACCGCAAGTTGATTTTGATGGCAAGGCTTGTGCAGCTGTTGGACAAAACAACCTCATGGCTTTATATGATACATTGTTTAGTCAG CTGGATGTTACATCAGCACAGCTTCTTGTGACTGATAGTGATTTCAGGGATAAAGGTTTTAGAAAGCAACTAGACCAGACAGTGAAATCACTATTAGCTCTGAGGGTTATTCCTATATTTAACGAGAATGATGCAGTCAGTACTCGGAGAGCTCCGTATGAG GATTCTTCTGGAATATTTTGGGATAATGACAGTTTAGCAGCTTTGCTGGCTCTGGAGCTAAAGGCTGACCTCCTTGTTCTGTTGAGTGACGTAGAGGGTCTTTATAGTGGTCCTCCAAGTGACCCACAGTCGAAGCTGATCCATACATACATCAAGGAAATACATCAGAGTGAAATTACTTTCGGAGACAAGTCTAGGGTGGGTCGAGGGGGCATGACAGCCAAAGTAAAAGCTGCTGTCAATGCAGCTTATGCTGGCATCCCTGTCGTTATAACCAG TGGATATGCTCCTGAAAACATAATGAAAGTCCTTCAAGGAGAGCGTGTTGGCACTCTCTTTCATCAAGATGCACATTTGTGGGTCCCGGTTAAAGAAGTGAGTGGCCGTGAGATGGCAGTTGCCGCAAGGGAAAGTTCCAGAAGGCTACAG GCTTTGTCTTCGCAAGATAGGAAAAAGATTTTGTTGGGCGTAGCTGATGCCCTAGAAGCCAATGAAAAGCTGATCAAGATTGAAAATGAAGCTGATGTTGCTGCTGCACAACAGGCTGGATTGGAGAAGTCTTTGATATCTCGGTTGGCTCTAAAGCCTGGGAAG ATTGAGAGTCTTGCGAACTCTATTCGGGTGCTTGCAAACATGGAAGACCCAATTGGTTGTGTTTTGAAGAGAACTGAG CTAGCCGATGGACTCCTCTTAGAGAAAACCTCATCTCCTTTAGGCGTTCTCCTGATTGTTTTTGAGTCTCGACCAGATGCACTGGTGCAG ATAGCTTCGTTGGCAATCAGAAGTGGGAATGGACTCCTCTTAAAAGGAGGAAAGGAGGCCAAGAGGTCGAATGCGATTTTGCACAAG GTAATCACTACAGCCATTCCAGACACTGTTGGTGGAAGACTTATTGGGCTAGTGACTTCAAGAGATGAAATTCCTGATCTGCTTAAG CTTGATGATGTTATCGATCTTGTGATCCCAAGAGGCAGCAATAAACTAGTTTCTCAAATCAAGTCATCCACTAAAATTCCTGTTCTTGGACATGCTG ATGGAATTTGTCATGTGTACATGGATAAGTCTGCTAACATGGAAATGGCAAAGCGTGTTGTCTTAGATGCCAAAATAGATTATCCAGCAGCTTGCAATGCGATG GAAACACTTCTTGTGCACCAGGATTTGGTGCAGACCGCTGGGCTTAATGAGCTTATTGTTGATCTTCGCACTGAAG GTGTTACTTTATTTGGTGGACAGAGGGCATGCAAGGAGCTGAACCTTCCAGAGGCACATTCTTTACATCACGAGTACAATTCCATGGCTTGCACTGTTGAAATTGTTGATGATGTGCATGCTGCCATCAATCATATACATCAACATGGAAG CGCGCATACTGATTGTATCATAGCAGAAGATCAGGATGTTGCTGAACTCTTTCTATGTCAAGTTGACAG TGCTGCTGTTTTTCACAATGCAAGCACAAGATTCTGTGATGGGGCTCGATTTGGATTAGGTGCAGAG GTTGGAATAAGCACAAGCAGGATTCATGCTCGAGGCCCTGTAGGTGTTGAAGGATTGTTAACAACTAAATG GATTCTTAGAGGTAGTGGACAAGTGGTGAATGGTGATAAAGGGGTGATTTACACTCATAAGGATATGACCTTGCAATCAGTCGATTAG
- the LOC133695984 gene encoding uncharacterized protein LOC133695984, with protein sequence MDESYDNLPSSHLLGSVPAVVTEEKAKNVVNYEVPEANMQTFPTNINGGGGRGYQTLGSPPEEFEQQPPNNWKGVFSVSSYTQYFNVDSDTVINRLMSSFYPIGGDFFGRIDANPDLYGPVWVSTTLIFVLASLGNLATYLIQKHTDHKASWSFEVGYVNVAVFSVYGYAIVVPLAFYFLLRYLESNPKLLQFWCMWGYSLFIFVPSSFLLVIPVEVLRWIIILAAGIDSGMFVATNLKTFVEPNDLTIMVVAAFFLQLALAIFFKVWFFH encoded by the exons atggaCGAGTCTTACGATAATCTCCCTTCTAGCCATTTACTCGGTTCAGTACCT GCTGTGGTCACtgaagaaaaagcaaaaaatgtCGTGAATTATGAAG TTCCTGAAGCAAATATGCAAACCTTCCCTACAAATATTAATGGAGGCGGTGGTCGCGGTTATCAAACTCTTGGAAGTCCACCTG AAGAATTTGAGCAACAACCACCCAACAATTGGAAGGGTGTATTTAGTGTCTCATCATACACGCAATATTTCAATGTGGATTCAGATACTGTTATCAACAGACTGATGAGCTCTTTTTATCCTATTGGTGGTGATTTTTTCGGCAGGATTGATGCAAACCCTGATCT ATACGGACCTGTCTGGGTCTCAACTACATTGATATTTGTGCTTGCTTCTCTTGGAAACCTTGCCACCTACCTCATACAGAAACATACTGATCACAAAGCTTCTTGGAGCTTTGAAGTTGGATATGTGAATGTGGCGGTGTTTTCGGTCTACGGCTATGCAATTGTGGTGCCATTGGCATTTTATTTCTTACTTCGATATCTGGAATCAAATCCTAAGCTGCTACAGTTTTGGTGCATGTGGGGATATTCTCTTTTCATCTTTGTTCCAAGCTCG tttttgcTGGTTATCCCAGTTGAGGTTCTTCGCTGGATCATTATACTTGCTGCTGGCATTGACTCGGGCATGTTTGTTGCCACGAACCTAAAGACCTTTGTTGAGCCGAATGATCTTACAATCATGGTGGTTGCAGCATTCTTCTTGCAACTGGCTCTAGCAATCTTCTTTAAGGTCTGGTTCTTCCATTAA